A stretch of Triticum aestivum cultivar Chinese Spring chromosome 1D, IWGSC CS RefSeq v2.1, whole genome shotgun sequence DNA encodes these proteins:
- the LOC123181981 gene encoding uncharacterized protein At4g15545, with protein MSDEGEDAPVAAVAAGFGLPEELAAVLPADPFEQLDVARKITSIALASRVGRLEAEAAGLRAQLARRDDAAEDLRERVEQLESALALATDRLSRAEDDKETLLKEKATLSNTVNKLNRDVAKLEVFKKTLMQSLQEDDDKPNIPKAKLTETSNFSPAPSVGDDDSAFPTSNSSQLFETASSASEESSHAEPDVPRPPRSHVYMPSYNSTPKLTPPGSPPRGYAPLSPPRRHSISIASMNRLDDRSSVFSSSHSTMTSPFDTPSPTGRTRVDGKEFFRQVRNRLSYEQFSAFLANVKELNAHKQTREDTLRKADAIFGPENSDLYTIFESLITRTHH; from the exons ATGTCGGACGAAGGGGAGGACGCGCCCGTGGCGGCGGTAGCGGCCGGCTTCGGGCTGCCCGAGGAGCTGGCGGCCGTGCTGCCGGCCGACCCGTTCGAGCAGCTGGACGTGGCGCGCAAGATCACCTCCATCGCGCTCGCGTCCCGCGTCGGCCGCCTCGAGGCGGAGGCCGCGGGGCTCCGCGCGCAGCTCGCCCGGCGCGACGACGCCGCCGAGGACCTCCGCGAGCGCGTCGAGCAGCTCGAGTCCGCGCTCGCGCTCGCCACCGACCGCCTCAGCCGCGCCGAGGACGACAAG GAGACGCTGCTGAAAGAGAAGGCGACGCTGTCAAACACCGTCAACAAGCTCAACAGAGATGTCGCCAAG TTGGAAGTTTTCAAGAAGACGCTTATGCAGTCACTTCAGGAAGATGATGACAAACCC AACATTCCCAAGGCTAAGCTCACCGAAACATCGAATTTCTCCCCTGCGCCATCTGTCGGAG ATGATGATTCAGCATTTCCAACTTCTAATTCATCACAGTTGTTTGAAACTGCAAGTTCTGCTTCAGAGGAAAGTAGCCATGCTGAGCCAGACG TGCCTAGGCCACCTCGCTCGCATGTATATATGCCATCGTACAACAGTACACCAAAGCTTACTCCTCCAGGCTCACCTCCAAGGGGTTATGCACCACTTTCACCACCAAGGAGACATTCAATCTCGATTGCGTCAATGAACAGGCTCGATGACAGGTCTTCGGTCTTTTCCAGTAGCCATAGCACAATGACATCTCCATTTGACACACCAAGTCCAACAG GACGAACACGAGTTGATGGGAAAGAGTTCTTTCGCCAAGTCAG AAACCGCTTGTCTTATGAGCAGTTCAGCGCATTCCTAGCCAATGTGAAGGAACTGAATGCACACAAGCAGACCAGAGAG GATACACTAAGAAAAGCTGATGCGATCTTTGGACCTGAAAACAGTGACTTGTACACCATCTTTGAGAGTCTAATTACTCGCACGCATCATTAG
- the LOC123181980 gene encoding uncharacterized protein codes for MEQARRKSSRSWTAAVALVSLFAVVAVAAAGAPVPRRILVDTDMDTEDLFALLYILKQDRSKFDVKAITINANAWIDAGHGVNQLYDILYMMGRDDIAVGVGGDGGISDAGEIHPDVGGYLPMIDQGMSTAGGCRYRQAIPPGSHDGRLDTDTNSGVRRGFLPRGPQHYEPLRQPTAQQVMVDTVSAGPTTLLLLGALTNAAVLLMAHPHLRRNVERVYVSGGGVRVPGNLFTADDTNPFAEFNMFCDPFAAYVVLHSGVPVTLVPLDATNTIPVTVEFFAEFGRRWQTTPEARYCFQSLDQVLRRRRRPGPGLHGSTGFYLWDSFTVGVAISSMGNDEVNGGNDFAELEYMNITVITSNKPYGARDGSNPFFDGSATPKFGLKEGGVHSGHVQTGIRDGFCLVPGSNTGRCQDGYTKEVAGSEGVRVRVATSAKPNTDNSSTLDREFFKSFQEVLNLPRQSGRFNISTQFPFYREVLYKPDFMNVSRGKPVIFDMDMSPGDFISLIYLLKTPREVIDVKGVLVNGNGWANIATIDVVYDILHMMGRDDIPVGLGNTTALGNPTLGCNNAYAIPLGSGGFIDSDTLYGLARLLPISPRRYTPESSDDPEHRQPSAFEVWQCVRKQLDPGDKITLLTSGPLTNLANISLSDRDASSVIERVYVVGGLIRHEGHEKGNVFTVPTNRYAEFNMFLDPLAAKTVLESNLNITLIPLTAQRKVASFGSVLEALKQTQQTPESKFAQELFSLLKELQSREKLYHHVDIFLGEVLGAVYMVQGSDLKSTVMPKRISVVANTTRSADGQIVISNQSSNLVHALSDFDGDIYYNRLANSLANKKQSAIVANFEEQKAIWSRPPDNSEPKHTKFL; via the exons ATGGAGCAGGCGAGGAGGAAGAGTTCACGGTCATGGACGGCGGCCGTGGCTCTGGTGTCTCTCTTTGCCGTAGTCGCCGTTGCCGCGGCGGGGGCGCCGGTGCCGAGGAGGATCCTGGTGGACACGGACATGGACACCGAGGACCTCTTCGCTCTGCTCTACATCCTCAAGCAGGACCGGTCCAAGTTTGACGTCAAG GCCATTACCATCAACGCCAACGCATGGATCGACGCTGGCCACGGCGTCAACCAGCTCTACGATATCCTCTACATGATGGGCCGCGACGACATTGccgtcggcgtcggcggcgacggagGCATATCGGACGCCGGCGAGATACACCCGGACGTCGGCGGCTACCTCCCCATGATAGACCAG GGCATGTCAACGGCGGGCGGCTGCCGGTACCGACAGGCCATCCCCCCGGGAAGCCACGACGGGCGCCTGGACACCGACACCAACTCCGGCGTCCGGAGGGGCTTCCTCCCGCGGGGACCCCAGCACTACGAGCCGCTCCGGCAGCCCACGGCGCAGCAGGTGATGGTGGACACGGTGTCGGCCGGCCCCACCACGCTGCTCCTCTTAGGGGCCCTGACCAACGCCGCGGTCCTCCTCATGGCGCACCCGCACCTGAGGCGCAACGTCGAGCGCGTCTACGTCTCCGGCGGCGGCGTGCGGGTGCCGGGGAACCTCTTCACCGCCGACGACACCAACCCGTTCGCGGAGTTCAACATGTTCTGCGACCCATTCGCCGCCTACGTGGTGCTCCACTCCGGCGTCCCCGTCACGCTCGTCCCACTCGACGCCACCAACACCATCCCGGTCACCGTGGAATTCTTCGCCGAGTTCGGCCGGCGGTGGCAGACCACGCCCGAGGCGCGCTACTGCTTCCAGTCGCTGGACCAGGTCCTGAGGAGACGCAGAAGGCCCGGGCCCGGCCTCCATGGCAGCACG GGGTTTTACCTGTGGGATTCCTTTACTGTCGGTGTGGCGATCTCTAGCATGGGCAATGACGAGGTCAATGGCGGAAATGACTTTGCTGAGCTAGAGTATATGAACATCACGGTGATCACTTCCAACAAACCGTACGGCGCGCGCGACGGCTCGAACCCGTTTTTCGACGGCAGCGCGACACCTAAGTTTGGTCTGAAGGAGGGTGGAGTTCACAGTGGCCATGTCCAGACTGGGATCAGAGATGGCTTCTGCCTGGTGCCGGGAAGCAACACAGGAAGATGCCAG GACGGGTACACCAAGGAAGTGGCTGGTTCAGAAGGAGTCCGGGTTCGAGTTGCCACGAGCGCAAAGCCAAACACGGATAACAGTAGCACGCTTGATAGGGAATTTTTCAAGAGCTTCCAAGAG GTCCTAAATCTCCCTAGGCAATCTGGTCGCTTTAACATCAGTACACAGTTCCCATTTTACAGAGAAGTCCTTTATAAGCCAGATTTCATGAACGTGAGCAGGGGAAAGCCAGTTATTTTTGACATGGACATGAGCCCTGGAGATTTTATTTCCCTTATATATCTCCTGAAGACGCCAAGAGAAGTTATAGATGTAAAG GGGGTTTTGGTCAACGGCAACGGCTGGGCGAACATCGCAACCATCGATGTCGTTTATGACATTCTACATATGATGGGCCGCGACGACATTCCAGTTGGCCTTGGCAATACCACTGCATTGGGCAACCCAACCCTTGGTTGCAACAATGCCTATGCTATTCCCTTGGGCAGTGGTGGATTTATCGACTCTGATACATTGTATGGACTGGCTCGGTTATTGCCAATAAGCCCTAGAAG GTACACCCCTGAAAGCTCAGATGATCCGGAACATCGGCAGCCATCGGCTTTTGAAGTGTGGCAGTGTGTCAGGAAGCAACTTGATCCAGGTGACAAGATCACTCTTCTTACCAGTgggcctctcacaaatttggccAACATTTCACTCTCTGATAGGGATGCAAGCTCTGTCATAGAG AGAGTTTATGTTGTTGGAGGGCTCATCAGACATGAAGGCCATGAGAAGGGGAATGTGTTCACTGTTCCAACAAACAGATATGCAGAGTTCAATATGTTTCTTGATCCACTGGCTGCAAAAACTGTCCTGGAATCCAACCTGAATATCACACTCATTCCCCTTACCGCGCAACGAAAAGTTGCATCATTTGGGTCTGTCCTGGAAGCCTTGAAGCAAACCCAGCAAACTCCTGAATCAAAGTTTGCCCAAGAGTTATTCTCATTATTGAAGGAACTTCAGAGCAGAGAGAAGCTCTATCATCATGTG GATATATTTTTGGGAGAAGTTCTTGGTGCGGTTTACATGGTTCAAGGATCTGACCTGAAATCCACAGTAATGCCCAAGCGAATAAGCGTCGTTGCCAACACAACGAGAAGCGCAGATGGGCAGATTGTGATCAGCAATCAGAGTTCAAATCTGGTGCATGCGTTAAGTGATTTTGATGGTGATATATATTACAATCGATTGGCAAATTCTTTAGCAAACAAGAAGCAATCCGCCATTGTTGCGAACTTCGAAGAACAAAAGGCAATTTGGAGCAGGCCGCCAGATAATTCAGAGCCTAAACATACCAAATTCTTATAG
- the LOC123181983 gene encoding uncharacterized protein — protein sequence MEKARRTSSPSWAAAIALVSLFAVAGVAAAGAPAPRRILVDTDMDTDDLFALLYILKQDRSQFDVKAITISANAWIDAGHGVDQLYDILYMMGRDDIAVGVGGDGGISEAGEIHPDVGGYLPLIDQGMSTVGGCRYRQAIPPGRRGGRLDTDTNGGLRRGFLPQGPRGYAPLRQPTAQQVMVDTVSAGPTTLLLFGTHTNAALLLMAHPHLRRNVERVYVLGGGVRVTGNLFTAYGANPFAEFNVFGDPFAAYQVLHSGVPVTLVPLDATNTIPVTEEYFAEFGRRWQTTPEARYCFQSLDQVLRRHRRPAPGLHGSTGYYMWDSFAAGVAFSSMRNGDANGANDFAELEYMNITVITSNKPYGVHDGSNPFFDGRATPKFGLKVGGVHSGHVQTGIRDSFCLVPGSNAGRCQDGYTKEVTGSEGVRVHVATSAKPNTVYNSAFDREFSKNFLEVLNLAKQAGRFNISTQFPYYREVLYKPDFINVSRGKPVIFDMDMSPGDFVSLIYLLKAPREVIDVKGVLVNGNGWANIASIDIVYDILHMMGRDDIPVGLGNTTAMGNPTLGCNNVYAIPLGSGGFIDSDTLYGLARLLPRSPRRYTPESTDDPEHRQPLAFEVWQSVRRQLCPGDKITLLTSGPLTNLANISLSDRDASSVIERIYVVGGLIKDGGHEKGNVFTVPSNRYAEFNMFLDPLAAKTVLESNLNITLIPLPAQRKAASFESVLEALEQTQQTPESKFVRQLFALLKELQSKEKLYHHVDIFLGEVLGAVYMVQGSDLKSTVKLKQISVLADTMKNTDGQIVISKQSTKLVQVLSDFNVEIYYNRLANSLTNKKQSANVASFEEQKAIWSRPPNNSGPGHNKFL from the exons ATGGAGAAGGCGAGGAGGACGAGTTCACCGTCATGGGCGGCGGCCATCGCTCTGGTGTCCCTCTTTGCCGTCGCCGGCGTGGCTGCGGCGGGGGCGCCGGCGCCGAGGAGGATCCTGGTGGACACGGACATGGACACCGACGACCTCTTCGCGCTGCTCTACATCCTCAAGCAGGACCGCTCCCAATTCGACGTCAAG GCCATTACCATCAGCGCCAACGCATGGATCGACGCCGGGCACGGCGTCGACCAGCTCTACGACATCCTCTACATGATGGGCCGCGACGACATTGccgtcggcgtcggcggcgacggagGCATATCGGAGGCTGGCGAGATACACCCCGACGTCGGCGGCTACCTCCCCCTTATAGACCAG GGCATGTCGACGGTGGGCGGCTGCCGGTACCGGCAGGCCATCCCGCCGGGACGCCGTGGCGGGCGCCTCGACACCGACACCAACGGCGGCCTCCGGAGGGGCTTCCTCCCGCAGGGCCCCCGGGGGTACGCGCCGCTCCGGCAGCCCACGGCGCAGCAGGTGATGGTGGACACGGTGTCGGCGGGCCCTACCACGCTGCTCCTCTTTGGGACCCACACCAACGCCGCGCTCCTCCTCATGGCGCACCCGCACCTGAGGCGCAACGTCGAGCGCGTCTACGTCCTCGGCGGCGGCGTAAGGGTGACGGGGAACCTCTTCACCGCCTACGGCGCCAACCCGTTCGCGGAGTTCAACGTGTTCGGCGACCCCTTCGCCGCCTACCAGGTGCTCCACTCCGGCGTCCCCGTCACGCTCGTCCCTCTCGACGCCACCAACACCATCCCGGTCACCGAGGAGTACTTCGCCGAGTTCGGCCGGCGGTGGCAGACCACGCCCGAGGCGCGCTACTGCTTCCAGTCGCTGGACCAGGTCCTGAGGAGACACAGAAGGCCGGCGCCCGGCCTCCATGGCAGCACG GGCTATTACATGTGGGATTCCTTTGCCGCCGGTGTGGCTTTCTCTAGCATGCGCAATGGCGACGCCAATGGCGCAAATGACTTTGCTGAGCTAGAGTACATGAACATCACGGTGATCACCTCCAACAAACCGTACGGCGTGCACGACGGCTCGAACCCGTTTTTCGACGGCCGCGCGACGCCTAAGTTTGGTCTGAAGGTGGGTGGTGTTCACAGCGGCCATGTCCAGACTGGGATCAGAGATAGTTTCTGCTTGGTGCCAGGAAGCAATGCAGGAAGATGCCAG GATGGATACACCAAGGAAGTGACTGGTTCAGAAGGAGTCCGCGTTCATGTTGCCACGAGCGCGAAGCCAAACACGGTTTACAATAGCGCGTTTGATAGGGAATTTTCCAAGAACTTCCTAGAG GTCCTAAATCTCGCTAAACAAGCTGGTCGGTTTAACATCAGTACACAGTTCCCATATTACAGGGAAGTTCTTTATAAGCCAGATTTCATAAACGTGAGCAGGGGAAAGCCAGTTATTTTTGACATGGACATGAGCCCTGGAGATTTTGTTTCCCTTATATATCTCTTGAAGGCACCAAGAGAAGTTATAGATGTAAAG GGAGTTTTGGTCAATGGCAATGGATGGGCAAATATCGCAAGCATCGATATCGTTTATGACATTCTACATATGATGGGCCGCGACGACATTCCAGTTGGCCTTGGCAATACTACTGCAATGGGCAATCCAACCCTTGGTTGCAACAATGTGTATGCTATTCCGTTGGGCAGTGGTGGATTTATCGACTCCGATACATTATATGGACTGGCTCGGTTATTGCCAAGAAGTCCTAGAAG ATACACTCCTGAAAGTACAGATGATCCGGAACATCGGCAGCCACTGGCTTTTGAAGTGTGGCAGTCTGTCAGGAGGCAACTTTGTCCAGGTGACAAGATCACTCTTCTTACCAGTGGACCTCTCACCAATTTGGCCAACATTTCACTCTCTGACAGGGATGCAAGCTCTGTTATAGAG AGAATTTATGTTGTTGGAGGGCTCATCAAAGATGGAGGGCATGAGAAGGGGAATGTGTTCACTGTTCCATCGAACAGATACGCAGAGTTCAACATGTTTCTTGATCCTCTGGCTGCAAAAACAGTCCTGGAATCCAATCTGAATATCACACTCATTCCCCTTCCCGCGCAACGAAAAGCTGCTTCATTTGAGTCTGTCCTGGAAGCTTTGGAGCAAACCCAGCAAACTCCTGAGTCAAAGTTTGTCCGACAGTTATTCGCATTATTGAAGGAACTTCAGAGCAAAGAGAAGCTGTATCACCATGTG GATATATTTTTGGGAGAAGTTCTTGGTGCGGTTTACATGGTTCAAGGATCTGACTTGAAATCCACAGTAAAGCTGAAGCAAATAAGCGTCCTTGCCGACACAATGAAAAACACAGATGGGCAGATTGTGATCAGTAAGCAGAGTACAAAGCTGGTGCAGGTGTTAAGTGATTTCAATGTTGAAATATATTACAATCGATTGGCAAATTCTTTAACGAACAAGAAACAGTCTGCCAACGTTGCGAGCTTTGAAGAACAAAAGGCAATTTGGAGCAGGCCACCAAATAATTCAGGGCCTGGACATAACAAATTCTTATAG